GCGGTGGTGAGGCGATTGCACTGTCCACCGACGTGACAAATGCCGGTCAGTGCCAGGCGCTGGCCGACGCGACCGAAAAAGCATTCGGGCGCATCGATGGCCTCGTCAATTCGGCGTATATGCACGGCGAATGGTTGCCGACCGACGTTGCGAATGCCGAGGAGTTCACCGACGTATTCAACGTCAACTGTGCCGGCGCGCTGCGCATGGCTCAGGCATGCCTGCCCGCCATGAAAAAGGCTGGCGGCGGTGCGATCGTCAATGTGTCCACGATGTCGACGGTCAATCCATTCCCGGGCGAGGGGGCCTATTCCGCCGGTAAAGGCGGCCTCAACGCTCTGACGCGGCACATGGCGAAGGATTTCGGCAAGCATGGTATTCGCGTTAACGTGACACGTATGGGCTGGATCGGTGGCGCTCCCGTTTGGGGTCATATCGAACGCGAAGTCGCCACGGGCCGCAATCGGGACGAGGTCATTGCGGAAATAACCGACCGGATTCCGATCGGCATCATTCCACCAGAGGAGGATTGCGCAAAAGCGGTCCTGTTCATGGTATCCGATTATTCCAAGGTGGTGGCTGGCGCGTCGCTCGACGTGAACGGCGGTCAGTATATGGCGCCATGAGCGCGCAGGAGGCTGCAATGGGCGACACAGCAGAACATCGCGTCGCGTCAGGGAAAACCTGGCGCGACTTCTGCCAAAAGCTTGAAGCGATCGGCGAGACGGTGCTCAGCACCGAACTCGCCGGTTCGCCGATCGATCAGGCAGA
This genomic stretch from Sphingomonas paeninsulae harbors:
- a CDS encoding SDR family oxidoreductase; translation: MLLKDKVIIISGVGPGMGQSLAKLAAAEGAKVGLGARNKAFLDEVVAEIKASGGEAIALSTDVTNAGQCQALADATEKAFGRIDGLVNSAYMHGEWLPTDVANAEEFTDVFNVNCAGALRMAQACLPAMKKAGGGAIVNVSTMSTVNPFPGEGAYSAGKGGLNALTRHMAKDFGKHGIRVNVTRMGWIGGAPVWGHIEREVATGRNRDEVIAEITDRIPIGIIPPEEDCAKAVLFMVSDYSKVVAGASLDVNGGQYMAP